One genomic window of Pocillopora verrucosa isolate sample1 chromosome 8, ASM3666991v2, whole genome shotgun sequence includes the following:
- the LOC131792449 gene encoding roundabout homolog 1, whose product MKQGSISHLLLIGFGSLLVSLNLTQASCVSMQMQHHYPFSPSLTIETSQAPDEGMLPTGYNHSIICISNISEKLYGNPYYGQPYWMQIFFNDAYVRSCGGRSSDSEDSKICTYPIVNSVEADSGNYTCVARNQLLCIIGTLPVKFEKPTLPTVTLNPPQDFNVSYGSTVNFTCQARGSPKPKITWYKDGRPLFGRNIQNVQGISQLTLESVTSYMGGEYWCEAKNSEGGRTSNNTTIKVLSMPVILVHPSNVSLNLEETNIKVIFFCKVIGFPRPSITWLKNDSTLTGGMVVQNGSSSFLVLQSVTKEETFARYKCIAKNSLGEVSSKEGVLVVREQIQHSGITKGQRPFYFQPRSIKAITGDHVVFVCAVEGSPVPQIVWLKDGSANVDGNIDYYSGEQSATSVLKIYPVSESHVGRYSCEATRFAGNAISQEAVLVITDKESSHSTLCISKVVWVPVATGAFVLLLIVISIFLVHVRNKNAKFNIAKKMREDNQLPHLHTQDDMISQQRGNSKAPRYQMTNLAFTNL is encoded by the exons ATGAAACAAGGGAGCATAAGTCATCTTTTGCTTATAGGATTTGGCTCACTGcttgtttctttaaatcttACACAAGCAAGCTGTGTCTCTATGCAAATGCAGCATCACT ATCCTTTTTCCCCATCACTAACGATCGAAACCTCGCAAGCACCAGATGAAGGGATGTTACCAACAGGCTATAATCACTCAATTATTTGCATCAGTAATATTTCCGAAAAATTATATGGAAACCCATACTATGGTCAGCCATATTGGATGCAGATTTTCTTTAATGATGCCTACGTAAGAAGTTGCGGTGGTAGAAGCAGCGACAGCGAAGACTCAAAAATATGTACGTACCCCATTGTGAATTCCGTAGAGGCTGATTCTGGAAATTATACCTGTGTGGCACGCAACCAGCTGTTGTGCATTATTGGGACATTACCCGTCAAGTTTGAGA AGCCGACACTTCCAACCGTAACTTTAAACCCACCTCAGGATTTCAACGTTTCCTATGGAAGTACAGTCAACTTTACATGTCAGGCAAGAGGATCTCCCAAACCTAAAATCACTTGGTATAAGGATGGCAGGCCCCTCTTTGGAAGGAACATCCAGAACGTACAGGGAATTTCACAGCTAACCTTGGAATCCGTTACATCATATATGGGGGGCGAGTACTGGTGTGAGGCAAAAAACTCAGAAGGAGGGAGAACATCCAACAATACGACTATTAAGG TTCTCTCAATGCCAGTCATACTGGTTCACCCAAGCAACGTTTCCTTAAACCTGGAGGAAACAAATATAAAGGTGATCTTCTTCTGCAAGGTCATTGGTTTCCCTCGTCCTTCTATAACTTGGCTAAAGAACGACTCTACCTTGACTGGTGGCATGGTGGTTCAGAATGGCAGCAGCTCATTTCTTGTGCTTCAAAGTGTGACAAAAGAGGAAACCTTCGCAAGATATAAATGCATTGCCAAGAACTCTCTCGGAGAAGTGTCATCAAAAGAGGGAGTGCTGGTAGTCCGTGAACAGATTCAACATTCAG GTATTACAAAGGGACAACGCCCTTTCTATTTCCAGCCAAGAAGCATCAAGGCTATCACAGGAGACCACGTGGTTTTCGTGTGTGCCGTGGAGGGTAGTCCTGTCCCACAAATCGTGTGGTTAAAAGATGGTTCAGCAAATGTGGACGGTAACATTGATTACTACTCAGGAGAGCAAAGTGCCACTTCTGTGCTCAAGATCTACCCCGTGAGTGAGAGCCACGTTGGTCGTTATTCATGCGAAGCAACAAGATTCGCGGGAAATGCAATCTCACAGGAGGCAGTACTCGTCATAACAG ataAAGAATCCTCTCATTCCACATTGTGCATTTCCAAAGTTGTGTGGGTCCCAGTTGCTACAGGAGCTTTTGTACTACTTCTTATTgtcatttcaatatttttggtTCACGTCAGAAATAAAAATGCCAAATTCAACATCGCGAAAAAG ATGAGAGAAGATAACCAATTGCCACATCTTCACACCCAAGACGATATGATAAGTCAACAAAGAGGGAACAGTAAAGCCCCGCGATATCAGATGACAAACTTGGCATTTacaaatctgtga